The following coding sequences are from one Cercospora beticola chromosome 4, complete sequence window:
- a CDS encoding uncharacterized protein (antiSMASH:Cluster_5), producing MNAGNINQTRKVRKFDADEPFIVTEAARARAMSADFFGIGAQCQAEHCRQLDFLPFKCQSCNGTFCLDHRTEDGHACAQKGAFGRRNLEAFRNAPAPNKLKDVDLDTYKRQCCEPTCKTTINHALTTGIYCEKCRRAYCLKHRYESEHNCDKLVPLGLVNPPSPLKEKRVAALDRLKAWGMSKKSSFALPESKAKKSAAADLAAVSSLKRTAKGEEKIPQEKRVYVFVEASSDTVTAKVPKGNFFYSTEYSVGRVLDLAAKSLSVSNVNNLSPREEDKLRVFHVEGGSLLDFGDKLGQKVKTGDTIVLLRGVGAGMASTPDQTN from the exons ATGAACGCCGGAAACATTAACCAGACGCGAAAGGTACGCAAGTTCGACGCCGACGAACCATTCATAGTAACCGAGGCCGCCAGAGCCCGCGCCATGTCTGCAGACTTCTTTGGAATTGGAGCCCAGTGCCAGGCCGAACACTGCAGACAACTCGACTTTCTGCCATTCAAGTGCCAGAGCTGTAACGG AACATTCTGCCTCGACCACCGCACCGAAGACGGCCATGCCTGTGCCCAAAAAGGCGCATTTGGTCGTCGCAACCTCGAAGCCTTCCGCAACGCCCCAGCGCCGAATAAGCTGAAAGATGTCGATCTCGATACCTACAAGCGACAGTGCTGCGAGCCGACGTGCAAAACCACAATCAACCACGCCCTGACGACCGGAATCTACTGCGAGAAATGCCGACGAGCTTACTGCCTGAAACACCGCTACGAGAGCGAACACAACTGTGACAAACTCGTCCCTCTGGGCCTCGTGAACCCTCCTTCCCCACTGAAAGAGAAGCGAGTCGCTGCATTGGATAGGCTGAAAGCATGGGGCATGAGCAAGAAATCAAGCTTCGCTCTGCCAGAAAGCAAAGCCAAGAAGAGTGCTGCCGCGGACCTTGCTGCTGTCAGCTCGCTGAAGCGCACTGCGAAAGGTGAAGAGAAGATCCCACAAGAGAAGCGTGTATACGTCTTCGTGGAGGCCAGCTCGGATACCGTCACAGCCAAAGTCCCCAAGGGCAACTTCTTCTACAGTACCGAGTACTCAGTCGGCAGAGTCCTGGACCTTGCAGCCAAGAGCTTGTCCGTGTCCAACGTGAACAACCTCTCCCCTCGTGAGGAGGATAAGCTTCGCGTGTTCCACGTCGAAGGCGGCTCGCTTTTGGATTTCGGTGACAAGCTGGGACAGAAAGTCAAGACTGGAGACACTATCGTTTTGCTGAGAGGTGTGGGAGCCGGGATGGCAAGTACTCCAGACCAGACGAATTGA
- a CDS encoding uncharacterized protein (antiSMASH:Cluster_5): MKYSYTAAALAALVATANGAAIDVRAEAAPQYVWSPKAAAKRDPAEAAPQYVWSPKAAEKRAEAAPQYVWSPKAAEKREAEAEAAEAAPQYVWSPKAAEKRAEAAPQYVWSPKAAEKRAEAAPQYVWSPKAAEKREAEAEAAEAAPQYVWSPKAAEKRAEAAPQYVWSPKAAEKRAEAAPQYVWSPKAAEKREAEAAEAAPQYVWSPKAAEKREAEAAEAAPQYVWSPKAAEKRAEAAPQYVWSPKAAEKREAEAAEAAPQYVWSPKAAEKRDAEAAEAAPQYVWSPKAAEKRDAAEAAPQYVWSPKAAEKRDAEAAEAAPQYVWSPKAAEKRDAAEAAPQYVWSPKAAEKRDAEAAEAAPQYVWSPKAAEKRDAAEAAPQYVWSPKAAEKRDAEAAEAAPQYVWSPKAAEKRDAAEAAPQYVWSPKAAEKRDAAEAAPQYVWSPKAAEKRDAAEAAPQYVWSPKAAEKRDAAEAAPQYVWSPKAAEKRDAAEAAPQYVWSPKAAEKRDAAEAAPQYVWSPKAAEKRDAAEAAPQYVWSPKAAEKRDAAEAAPQYVWSPKAAEKRDAAEAAPQYVWSPKAAEKRDAAEAAPQYVWSPKAANKE; this comes from the coding sequence ATGAAGTACAGCTACACCGCcgctgctttggctgctcttGTCGCCACCGCCAATGGCGCTGCTATCGACGTGAGAGCTGAGGCCGCTCCTCAGTATGTCTGGTCCCCAAAGGCCGCTGCCAAACGCGATCCCGCAGAGGCCGCCCCTCAGTATGTCTGGTCCCCAAAGGCGGCAGAAAAGCGCGCAGAGGCTGCTCCGCAATACGTCTGGTCCCCGAAGGCCGCGGAGAAGCGTGAGGCCGAGGCCGAGGCGGCAGAGGCTGCTCCCCAGTATGTCTGGTCACCAaaggctgccgagaagcgcgCAGAGGCTGCTCCACAGTATGTCTGGTCCCCCAAGGCTGCTGAGAAGCGTGCCGAAGCCGCTCCTCAGTACGTCTGGTCCCCAAAGGCCGCCGAGAAACGTGAGGCCGAGGCGGAAGCTGCAGAGGCTGCTCCTCAATATGTCTGGTCTCCAaaggctgccgagaagcgcgCAGAGGCTGCCCCACAATACGTCTGGTCTCCAaaggctgccgagaagcgtGCAGAAGCCGCTCCTCAATACGTCTGGTCTCCAAAGGCTGCTGAGAAGCGTGAGGCGGAAGCAGCAGAGGCCGCCCCCCAATACGTCTGGTCTCCAAAGGCCGCCGAGAagcgtgaagctgaagcggcggaggcggctCCTCAGTATGTGTGGTCTCCAAAAGCTGCTGAGAAGCGTGCGGAAGCCGCTCCTCAGTATGTGTGGTCTCCAaaggctgccgagaagcgcgAGGCGGAGGCTGCTGAGGCAGCTCCTCAATATGTGTGGTCGCCAaaggctgccgagaagcgcgATGCAGAGGCTGCCGAGGCGGCTCCTCAATACGTCTGGTCACCGAAAGCCGCTGAGAAGCGCGACGCCGCCGAGGCAGCTCCTCAATATGTGTGGTCGCCAAAGGCCGCCGAGAAGCGTGACGCGGAGGCTGCAGAAGCGGCTCCTCAATACGTCTGGTCGCCAAAGGCAGCTGAGAAGCGCGACGCCGCCGAGGCAGCTCCTCAATATGTGTGGTCGCCAAAGGCCGCCGAGAAGCGTGACGCGGAGGCTGCAGAAGCGGCTCCTCAATACGTCTGGTCGCCAAAGGCAGCTGAGAAGCGCGACGCCGCCGAGGCAGCTCCTCAATATGTGTGGTCGCCAaaggctgccgagaagcgcgATGCAGAGGCTGCCGAGGCGGCTCCTCAATACGTCTGGTCACCGAAAGCCGCTGAGAAGCGCGACGCCGCCGAGGCAGCTCCTCAATATGTGTGGTCGCCAaaggctgccgagaagcgcgATGCCGCCGAGGCTGCACCACAATACGTCTGGTCTCCAAAAGCAGCTGAGAAGCGTGACGCCGCTGAAGCCGCACCACAATACGTCTGGTCTCCAAAGGCCGCCGAGAAGCGTGACGCCGCTGAAGCCGCACCACAATACGTCTGGTCGCCAAAAGCCGCTGAGAAGCGCGATGCCGCCGAGGCTGCACCACAATACGTCTGGTCTCCAAAAGCAGCTGAGAAGCGTGACGCCGCTGAAGCCGCACCACAATACGTCTGGTCTCCAAAGGCCGCCGAGAAGCGTGACGCCGCTGAAGCCGCACCACAATACGTCTGGTCTCCAaaggctgccgagaagcgtGACGCTGCCGAGGCCGCGCCGCAATATGTCTGGTCTCCAAAGGCAGCTGAGAAGCGCGACGCCGCTGAGGCTGCACCACAGTATGTCTGGTCTCCTAAGGCAGCTGAGAAGCGCGATGCCGCAGAGGCCGCTCCTCAGTATGTCTGGTCCCCTAAGGCTGCCAACAAGGAGTAA
- a CDS encoding uncharacterized protein (antiSMASH:Cluster_5): MSSRPSTSSPRESIEQHFSLLEKADLADEPVEDNDGGGNLTQLAAAGSTLWALQLVWSTIFARGTSYLTYIGIPMSVSAFLWISGPICGMIVQPLMGALSDSYEPKGSRTGRNKRKPFILGGAIATATSMIALAWIPNIVVFLEKFLNLGQEYETLLLILNATIWVWALSISVQPLQGGIRTLLHEICSKEAQARFAASQGVLVAFGTVSGYFLASVQFGNRPGAWSAIWQFQNLTLVVSMILLLCSAITMVCPFRSPRKKIDGAASSSQYSASLKHAVKRNVNCLRLLPRSIQLTLQVQFFSWLGWFPALYYQTGYLASLYKVGRAYGLSQPTNEAEHAAADSVPHTVVMFATAVIMAATSHWASTSSKRSTFGGKIGSLTTLVVIWAGGHILFALAMVVSLFAVTETQGVWIFALVGIPRALSTWIPYALIGRKVTESHDAGTLTSLHNAALSAPQILAAGLCGFAFMVARYLDVASDDQFRWAMAVAGAAGVGASWRSWHLLREVRTSD; the protein is encoded by the exons ATGTCTTCACGTCCGTCAACGTCAAGCCCAAGAGAAAGCATAGAGCAGCACTTCTCGCTGCTCGAAAAGGCTGATCTTGCAGACGAGCCCGTTGAAGACAACGATGGAGGTGGAAATCTCACCCAGCTTGCAGCGGCAGGCAGTACACTATGGGC GCTGCAGCTCGTCTGGTCCACGATTTTCGCTCGAGGCACA TCCTACCTCACCTACATCGGCATCCCCATGTCCGTCTCAGCATTCCTCTGGATATCCGGTCCAATCTGCGGCATGATCGTGCAACCCCTCATGGGAGCACTCAGCGATTCCTACGAACCAAAAGGAAGCCGAACCGGACGTAACAAACGCAAACCCTTTATCCTCGGGGGAGCAATCGCAACAGCAACTTCCATGATCGCTTTAGCTTGGATCCCCAACATCGTAGTCTTCTTGGAGAAATTTTTGAACCTTGGACAAGAATACGAGACTCTTTTACTCATTCTCAACGCTACAATCTGGGTCTGGGCGCTGAGTATTTCCGTGCAGCCTCTGCAAGGAGGGATAAGGACGTTATTGCATGAGATTTGTTCCAAAGAGGCGCAGGCACGATTTGCGGCTAGTCAAGGGGTTCTGGTCGCTTTTGGGACAGTGAGTGGATATTTCCTGGCTTCTGTTCAATTCGGGAATCGTCCAGGAGCGTGGTCTGCGATCTGGCAGTTCCAGAATTTGACGCTGGTGGTGTCTATGATATTGTTGTTGTGTTCGGCGATTACGATGGTCTGTCCTTTCCGGagtccgaggaagaagattgaTGGGGCTGCGAGTTCGTCGCAGTATTCGGCATCACTGAAGCATGCTGTCAAGCGGAATGTAAATTGCTTGAGGTTGTTGCCGAGGAGCATTCAGCTCACGCTGCAGGTTCAGTTCTTCTCTTGGTTGGGATGGTTTCCCGCGTTGTACTACCAGACAGG CTATTTGGCCAGCCTCTACAAAGTCGGCCGTGCTTACGGACTTTCGCAGCCAACAAATGAAGCAGAACACGCAGCTGCCGACTCCGTACCTCACACCGTGGTCATGTTCGCAACCGCTGTGATCATGGCAGCCACGTCGCACTGGGCGAGCACATCATCTAAACGCAGCACCTTCGGTGGCAAGATCGGATCCCTAACTACGCTTGTCGTCATCTGGGCTGGAGGCCATATTCTGTTTGCATTGGCAATGGTAGTCAGTCTGTTCGCAGTGACTGAGACACAGGGTGTCTGGATTTTCGCGCTGGTTGGCATCCCGCGAGCATTGTCGACCTGGATACCATACGCTCTGATTGGGAGGAAAGTCACAGAGTCCCATGATGCAGGAACTTTGACCAGCTTGCACAATGCAGCGCTTTCCGCGCCACAAATACTCGCCGCTGGGCTTTGTGGATTTGCGTTTATGGTGGCAAGATATCTAGATGTCGCAAGCGACGACCAGTTTAGGTGGGCCATGGCTGTAGCTGGTGCGGCAGGAGTTGGTGCCTCGTGGAGATCGTGGCATTTACTCCGAGAGGTTCGAACGAGCGATTAG
- a CDS encoding uncharacterized protein (antiSMASH:Cluster_5), with translation MENRPRGRPRQRSPPGSTPSAKIQKSGPSNSTNVASTKRDDSAAERRRAQVRVAQRAYRQKQESTLQNLRRREAELTETMKLMKKSFTDHRDRLIRSNLPDDQLQDVQETALKIESFMDLIRDPGQSSSQKAVGRKGQRKTAKPAADESTLEPKHWDAHPSSWGGPLSIHGHSPTRDHVPGLESASTSTPAASKDPVQSDQHESNVHRKTLIQQPRPPRTYSFAETTFARRLHRATAEQAYKLLHEFDKRPTTYKRSFRLSLMSRDRETLIKMTREMLARGPREPLDQETALIHVGGAGTHYPKRDASGRLLPKPQTWHVGIVGPHRLALLEDAVKGKITVNMTVDIAGLEGEWFDPYDVEGYLAEKGIYIDPLASFAVAEIAVPSVVPRDMSGPGFSSSGAGQSSANVATLPFLHQLSLPRLFGEEEQRQDSTGASIDATSGQASTLPTVGFSDAASGSWMNLIPSSQANTTQTAAESQTRAPEKATTGGKTTDFPTVGFSDAASGSWVNFMPSTRTTTEQTPITSRPRASHETSTPGRLPSLQDYLQATTDASAWDNNETMHEHSRQTKRIMIDVSKFIHFLMVFSVCLCRTPGFNRFDVDRALELSSVDAY, from the exons ATGGAGAACCGCCCACGAGGTCGGCCTCGCCAACGCTCACCTCCAGGTTCAACGCCATCCGCGAAGATACAGAAGTCAGGACCTAGCAATTCGACCAATGTAGCATCGACCAAGCGAGATGACTCGGCTGCGGAACGTCGACGTGCGCAGGTTCGGGTCGCTCAAAGAGCCTATCGCCAGAAGCAAGAATCCACTCTTCAAAACCTACGCCGGCGGGAAGCAGAGCTGACTGAAACGATGAAGCTCATGAAGAAATCTTTCACAGACCACCGTGATCGACTAATCAGAAGCAACCTTCCCGACGACCAGCTGCAAGACGTACAAGAAACGGCTCTGAAGATAGAATCCTTCATGGATCTGATCCGCGATCCTGGCCAGAGTAGTTCACAAAAGGCGGTCGGGCGCAAAGGCCAGCGTAAAACCGCAAAGCCTGCTGCGGACGAGTCAACTCTGGAGCCAAAGCAT TGGGATGCTCACCCCTCAAGTTGGGGAGGTCCACTCTCCATACATGGCCACAGCCCAACTCGTGATCACGTGCCTGGTCTGGAATCCGCGTCCACTTCCACACCAGCAGCAAGTAAGGACCCGGTCCAAAGCGATCAGCACGAATCCAATGTGCACCGGAAGACACTTATCCAGCAACCACGCCCACCAAGGACATACTCATTCGCAGAAACGACCTTCGCCAGACGTCTACATCGAGCAACAGCGGAACAGGCTTATAAACTCCTGCACGAGTTCGACAAGCGGCCTACGACCTACAAGAGGTCTTTCCGACTTTCACTTATGAGCAGAGATAGGGAAACGCTGATCAAAATGACAAGGGAAATGCTCGCCCGGGGTCCGCGTGAGCCTCTCGACCAGGAAACTGCTTTGATTCACGTCGGAGGCGCAGGAACACATTATCCAAAACGAGACGCCTCAGGCAGGCTTCTGCCAAAACCTCAGACGTGGCACGTAGGTATTGTGGGCCCACATAGATTGGCTTTGCTTGAAGATGCGGTGAAGGGCAAAATTACTGTGAACATGACCGTCGATATTGCAGGATTGGAAGGAGAGTGGTTCGACCCCTACGACGTTGAAGGCTACCTCGCGGAGAAGGGCATCTACATTGATCCATTGGCCTCTTTTGCCGTCGCAGAGATCGCAGTGCCATCTGTGGTTCCAAGAGATATGAGTGGTCCAGGCTTTTCATCTTCCGGAGCTGGACAATCTTCAGCCAATGTTGCGACTCTGCCATTCCTGCATCAACTAAGTCTTCCAAGGTTgttcggcgaagaagagcagcgacAAGACTCGACTGGAGCGAGCATCGACGCCACAAGTGGCCAGGCATCGACTCTTCCCACTGTTGGCTTTTCAGATGCTGCTTCTGGAAGTTGGATGAATCTCATACCATCATCGCAAGCAAACACTACGCAGACAGCAGCGGAATCCCAAACGCGAGCTCCTGAGAAGGCTACCACAGGTGGCAAGACGACGGATTTTCCCACAGTGGGCTTTTCTGATGCTGCTTCGGGGAGCTGGGTGAATTTCATGCCATCGACGCGGACGACCACTGAGCAGACACCGATTACCTCTCGCCCACGAGCTTCGCACGAGACATCAACCCCTGGAAGATTGCCCTCGTTGCAGGACTACTTGCAGGCGACCACAGATGCGAGCGCATGGGACAACAACGAGACGATGCACGAACACTCCAGGCAGACGAAGAGAATTATGATTGACGTGTCGAAATTTATTCACT TCTTGATGGTGTTCTCCGTATGCCTGTGTCGCACGCCAGGCTTCAACCGATTCGATGTAGATCGCGCGCTGGAATTGTCCTCAGTCGATGCGTATTGA
- a CDS encoding uncharacterized protein (antiSMASH:Cluster_5), protein MKSIFNTEAKLGEEYRRLSLDDEEGNRSSSPRVIFTKQGNKSLYACIIFLALGWLATCAYVYRTRFQSNGLLHVYYNTPIPKDVFKPVKKIFHRDERYVGWNDEVNRNWDRLVAGHDAVWIENPERWGLPPGQVAPYEHPNTPDPKPHDFYVISTLHSLHCLNMIRFQFFSDKYGHVEDGDFKDPDYTMKHWDVHIEHCFEYMRQSISCGGDLILEGSSAVDIDGKQVTSVTGWGVEHDCIDFDLLWQFQTDQEAKYNRTWQLPG, encoded by the exons ATGAAGAGTATCTTCAACACTGAAGCCAAGCTGGGAGAAGAATATCGTCGCCTGTCCctggacgacgaagaagggAACAGAAGCTCAAGCCCAAGGGTCATCTTTACGAAGCAAGGGAACAAAAGCCTCTACGCTTGCATAATTTTCCTGGCACTTGGCTGGCTTGCAACTTGCGCTTACGTGTACCGCACGCGTTTTCAGTCCAACGGTCTGCTCCACGTCTACTACAACACACCAATTCCCAAAGATGTTTTCAAGCctgtgaagaagatctttcACCGTGACGAGCGTTACGTTGGCTGGAACGATGAAGTAAATCGCAATTGGGACAGACTGGTTGCAG GTCATGACGCCGTTTGGATTGAGAACCCTGAAAGATGGGGTCTTCCGCCGGGACAGGTAGCTCCGTATGAGCATCCAAACACTCCTGATCCCAAGCCTCACGATTTCTACGTCATATCTACGCTGCATTCTCTTCATTGTTTG AACATGATACGGTTTCAGTTCTTTTCAGACAAATATGGGCAcgttgaagatggcgactTCAAGGACCCAGACTATACAATGAAGCACTGGGATGTTCATATCGAGCATTGCTTTGAATACATGCGTCAAAGTATTTCTTGCGGTGGCGACCTAATTCTAGAGGGCTCAAGTGCAGTGGACATTGACGGAAAACAAGTCACATCTGTGACGGGCTGGG GAGTCGAACACGATTGCATCGACTTTGACCTGCTATGGCAGTTTCAAACCGATCAAGAAGCAAAATACAATCGTACATGGCAGCTCCCTGGTTGA
- a CDS encoding uncharacterized protein (antiSMASH:Cluster_5), producing MEAKSKGRAFERGFPEAEKLLAEDQWASSQHYTPSQKSQAHGRMFYVSFSLLNITLGLVLGYFCVRYSRLSVTSWGVNPNTPVPQDIFTMRKNVAFSPDRRYMGPGAEVNSHWNTLTASSDSVYISDPERYGLHDAGIRAPMFIFDEPPASAASLDNVKNFYVLNTLHQLHCTNVIRRRYNMLVYDPDVSPLAKNPEDEDWIEHVEHCIEYLRYSITCADYMVLESDSPPGSPPEFYEGGLAWGVVHSCINWERLMQWQRQQLEAYNRTWNTTA from the exons ATGGAAGCAAAATCAAAGGGCAGAGCATTCGAGCGCGGCTTCCCTGAGGCCGAGAAACTACTTGCAGAAGATCAATGGGCGTCTTCGCAGCACTATACGCCCAGCCAGAAGTCTCAGGCACATGGCCGCATGTTCTATGTTTCGTTCTCTTTGCTTAACATCACACTTGGGCTGGTCCTAGGATACTTCTGTGTGCGATATTCGCGACTCTCTGTCACCAGTTGGGGCGTCAATCCGAACACACCAGTGCCTCAGGACATCTTCACGATGCGTAAGAATGTTGCATTCAG TCCTGATCGCAGATACATGGGCCCAGGGGCTGAAGTCAACTCTCACTGGAATACCTTGACAGCAA GCTCCGACTCCGTGTATATTTCTGACCCGGAGCGTTATGGACTTCATGATGCGGGCATCCGTGCTCCTATGTTCATATTCGATGAGCCTCCCGCCTCGGCTGCATCCTTGGACAATGTGAAGAACTTCTACGTCCTCAATACGCTACATCAACTACATTGTACAAATGTGATCAGACGGAGGTACAATATGCTCGTCTACGATCCGGATGTAAGCCCGCTGGCCAAGAATCCCGAGGACGAAGATTGGATTGAGCACGTTGAGCACTGTATCGAATATTTGCGATACTCGATCACATGCG CCGACTATATGGTCTTGGAGAGTGATTCTCCGCCTGGAAGTCCGCCAGAGTTCTATGAGGGAGGCCTGGCTTGG GGCGTCGTGCACTCTTGCATTAATTGGGAGCGTCTGATGCAATGGCAAAGACAGCAACTAGAGGCGTACAATCGTACATGGAATACTACAGCTTGA
- a CDS encoding uncharacterized protein (antiSMASH:Cluster_5): MASKKPSNDGVRTASSSNKWTTAAVLLPTLLFGIDKWSHISSKFSLDQWQLAQMVPSAIMPEVKTAMPNITAARTEMANRYAQGCPDHQYSTRLLSADPLVMYIEGLVTQEEADYLLVLAEPYYMASPLSGPMGRTYNNEYRKSVSAVVPDDPVVACIRKRAADFQGFMPVGHVEDIQLVKYGTSDEFRPHFDWHPGMLNPRVSTFFVYLACDDKENGGSCEGGETGFPRWSGLFATEWCNQGFVDCKQSKEGGIYFPPVIGNAVFWHNFYPNGTGVDGTYHAGMPVRKGRKVGLNIFSRKNEYFSEILEIHDRNQLSEADRKRCDAESKDGPCYVEVL; the protein is encoded by the coding sequence ATGGCATCTAAGAAGCCCTCCAATGACGGTGTTCGGACGGCATCGTCCAGCAACAAATGGACAACTGCAGCTGTGCTGCTTCCCACCCTGCTCTTTGGAATCGACAAGTGGTCTCACATCAGCTCGAAGTTCTCACTTGACCAATGGCAACTTGCTCAAATGGTACCAAGCGCCATCATGCCAGAAGTCAAGACCGCCATGCCAAACATCACGGCCGCTCGAACAGAAATGGCGAATCGATATGCACAAGGATGCCCAGATCATCAGTACAGCACTCGACTCTTGTCCGCAGATCCACTTGTTATGTATATCGAGGGCCTAGTtacacaagaagaagccgactaTCTTCTAGTCCTGGCAGAGCCGTACTACATGGCTTCACCCCTATCAGGGCCCATGGGACGAACATACAACAATGAATATCGAAAGTCAGTCTCTGCGGTCGTACCAGACGATCCCGTCGTCGCTTGTATTCGAAAGCGAGCGGCAGATTTCCAGGGCTTCATGCCTGTCGGACACGTTGAAGATATCCAGCTCGTCAAGTATGGGACGAGTGACGAGTTCCGACCACACTTCGACTGGCATCCAGGTATGCTGAATCCACGTGTCTCAACATTCTTCGTATATCTGGCCTGCGATGACAAGGAGAACGGTGGAAGCTGCGAGGGCGGTGAAACAGGCTTTCCACGCTGGTCAGGGCTCTTCGCAACAGAATGGTGCAACCAGGGCTTCGTCGACTGCAAGCAGTCGAAGGAAGGCGGAATCTACTTCCCGCCTGTGATCGGCAACGCTGTGTTCTGGCACAATTTCTACCCCAACGGAACTGGTGTCGATGGAACATATCATGCAGGCATGCCTGTGAGGAAGGGTCGAAAGGTTGGACTGAATATCTTCAGCCGGAAGAATGAGTACTTTTCTGAGATTCTTGAGATTCATGACAGGAATCAGTTGTCAGAAGCCGACAGGAAACGATGTGACGCTGAGTCGAAGGATGGACCGTGCTACGTAGAGGTGCTTTAG
- a CDS encoding uncharacterized protein (SMCOG1111:GCN5-related N-acetyltransferase~antiSMASH:Cluster_5) gives MDPEFHITTPRLYISHFLASNDSHCDFLVQLWNTPEFIKTCGQTKVRTREDARNEIGGRFLNDHKRNGYGMYLVSLRRDPEGAQNDHSESFQETLKQSKPIGTVSLMRGKPPTAFSAPDLGFAILPEETRKGYTREASQAVMHYAESALGVRDILGLFDPENKASAAVFRSLQFQDCGVKDLKEFGGLPVAIWVKPGMSKDISLYGL, from the coding sequence ATGGATCCTGAATTCCACATCACCACGCCGAGACTTTACATCTCGCACTTTCTAGCATCTAACGATTCTCATTGTGATTTTCTGGTCCAGCTGTGGAATACGCCAGAATTCATCAAGACATGCGGACAGACCAAAGTCAGAACACGCGAAGACGCTCGAAACGAAATCGGCGGTCGATTCTTGAATGACCATAAACGCAATGGCTACGGCATGTATCTGGTATCCTTGCGACGAGACCCAGAGGGTGCACAGAACGATCACTCAGAATCCTTTCAAGAGACCCTGAAACAATCGAAACCCATTGGAACGGTCTCACTAATGCGTGGCAAGCCGCCGACTGCATTCTCAGCACCCGATCTGGGCTTCGCCATACTGCCCGAAGAGACTCGTAAAGGCTACACTCGCGAAGCATCGCAAGCGGTGATGCATTATGCGGAATCTGCGTTGGGAGTACGAGACATTCTAGGGCTTTTCGATCCTGAGAACAAGGCCTCTGCGGCGGTTTTTAGGAGTTTGCAATTCCAAGATTGTGGCGTTAAGGACTTGAAAGAGTTCGGAGGTCTACCAGTGGCTATCTGGGTCAAGCCAGGAATGAGCAAAGACATCAGTTTGTATGGTCTGTGA
- a CDS encoding uncharacterized protein (antiSMASH:Cluster_5), whose amino-acid sequence MNPVQAYEATNLNSKFTPFRLRLSNGAQVSGIAYIPSLASDGTEIGRPLLVGIHGGTCSAYNYDASSDCTASVHADLFALPFVAINRPNYLDSSGWVVDRKLTEPYDPKWKPTPGRAYFEEEAHWFHDLIFPAIWKDFGASNGCTSIVTTAHSIGVVPSIIAAGMYAEQAPDERQYLWSGMILSGLAPESTGESQKLFTMTGDDGQCDLGYLSKSLKPTSMLNQCLQLEKRN is encoded by the coding sequence ATGAATCCCGTGCAAGCTTACGAAGCCACAAATCTGAATTCCAAGTTCACGCCTTTCCGCCTCAGACTATCAAATGGAGCACAAGTCTCGGGCATCGCATACATACCTTCATTGGCCAGCGATGGAACGGAGATAGGGAGGCCGCTGCTTGTTGGCATTCATGGTGGAACATGTTCGGCGTACAATTACGATGCGTCGAGCGACTGCACGGCCTCGGTCCACGCAGACCTCTTCGCCTTGCCGTTCGTTGCTATCAACAGGCCCAATTATCTGGACTCCAGCGGCTGGGTTGTCGACAGAAAGTTGACTGAACCATATGATCCTAAATGGAAGCCCACACCTGGTCGCGCAtacttcgaagaagaagcgcattGGTTCCATGATTTGATCTTCCCGGCAATCTGGAAAGACTTCGGCGCCTCAAACGGTTGCACATCGATCGTCACGACAGCTCATTCGATTGGAGTCGTCCCTTCTATCATTGCTGCGGGAATGTATGCCGAGCAGGCTCCTGATGAAAGGCAGTATCTCTGGTCGGGAATGATTCTCTCTGGACTTGCTCCGGAGAGCACGGGAGAGAGTCAGAAGCTTTTCACTATGACTGGTGATGACGGACAGTGTGACCTGGGCTATCTGTCGAAATCATTGAAACCGACATCCATGCTCAACCAATGCCTCCAGCTGGAAAAGCGAAACTGA